A genomic segment from Actinoplanes sichuanensis encodes:
- a CDS encoding XRE family transcriptional regulator, with amino-acid sequence MTGFGGRLRSLRRGAGLTMEQLAEASGVSVRAISDMERGHSRAPQPRTLAALASALGVTEKEHDLLAGSARAQRMKTVRPRLCEPPRPVDDFIGRVAEIGKISRSADRIVVVHGQPGVGKTALVVHAAKAGMPGHPDGSLYLDLRGVDPEPLEPGEAARQLLRALEISPRRIADDPDERCSQIRAELGGRRCLLILDNAADEAQLRPLLPGPGGSTVLITSRRMLGGLEGVLRIGLDPLAPDESAGLLRSIAGQAGDPSVAGQVGEVARLCGHLPLALRIAGTRLATRTAWTVGNLLDRLADTDRRLAVLSTGDTGVAAAFALSHAQLSGEGRALFRRLAHVPGPDFAAPIVAVLTGSDPHDAEDRLDELVELGLLQAEGADRYRFHDLIRLFAAERLRVEEPEGARVATRQRMNRWLLDQAA; translated from the coding sequence GTGACGGGGTTCGGGGGGCGGTTGCGTTCGTTGCGTCGCGGGGCCGGGTTGACCATGGAGCAACTGGCCGAGGCGTCCGGGGTCAGTGTTCGGGCGATCAGCGACATGGAACGCGGGCACAGTCGCGCGCCTCAGCCCCGTACCCTCGCTGCTCTCGCCTCTGCTCTGGGAGTGACCGAAAAGGAGCACGATCTGCTCGCCGGGTCGGCGCGCGCGCAGCGGATGAAGACGGTCCGGCCGCGCCTGTGTGAGCCGCCGCGGCCGGTCGACGACTTCATCGGCCGCGTCGCAGAAATCGGGAAGATATCGAGAAGCGCCGATAGGATTGTCGTGGTGCACGGTCAGCCGGGCGTCGGGAAGACCGCGTTGGTGGTGCACGCGGCGAAGGCGGGGATGCCCGGACATCCCGACGGGTCGCTGTATCTCGATCTTCGCGGCGTCGACCCGGAACCCCTCGAACCGGGCGAGGCGGCCCGCCAGCTGCTACGCGCCCTGGAGATCAGCCCGCGCCGGATCGCCGACGACCCCGACGAGCGGTGCAGCCAGATCCGCGCCGAGCTCGGCGGACGACGCTGCCTGCTGATCCTCGACAACGCCGCCGACGAGGCGCAGCTGCGCCCGCTGTTACCCGGCCCCGGCGGCAGCACCGTCCTGATCACCAGCCGCCGCATGCTCGGTGGTCTGGAGGGGGTGCTGCGGATCGGCCTGGACCCGCTGGCCCCGGACGAGTCGGCGGGCCTGCTCCGCTCGATCGCCGGGCAGGCCGGTGACCCGTCCGTGGCCGGGCAGGTCGGCGAGGTGGCCCGGCTCTGCGGCCATCTGCCGCTGGCGCTGCGGATCGCCGGCACGCGACTGGCCACCCGTACCGCCTGGACCGTCGGCAACCTGCTGGACCGGCTCGCCGACACGGACCGCCGCCTGGCCGTCCTGAGCACCGGCGACACCGGTGTGGCGGCCGCGTTCGCGCTGTCGCACGCCCAGCTCTCCGGTGAGGGGCGGGCCCTGTTCCGGCGGCTCGCTCACGTGCCCGGCCCCGACTTCGCCGCTCCGATCGTCGCGGTCCTGACCGGTTCCGATCCGCACGACGCCGAGGACCGTCTCGACGAACTGGTCGAGCTGGGCCTGCTGCAGGCCGAGGGCGCCGACAGGTACCGCTTCCACGACCTGATCCGCCTGTTCGCCGCGGAACGACTGCGCGTCGAGGAACCCGAGGGTGCCCGTGTCGCCACCCGGCAGCGGATGAACAGGTGGCTGCTGGACCAGGCGGCTTGA
- a CDS encoding NAD-dependent epimerase/dehydratase family protein, with protein MRHALVIGGTGMIGGAVSRHLIEAGWRVTATGRGPRPVPPGATLLLADHDTLPTGQYDLVVDCACYTAAHAAQVLPLMRDAGSAVMISSKAVYVDDAGNHVNSPEPPRFDGPITEEQATLPPGDMDYDSAEGYGPNKVAAERLLLDSGAPVTVLRPSKVHGAGSNPARTWWFLKRALDRRPFVLLADGGRGVDHTSAAANIAALVACVADKPGRRILNAADPDAPDGRTISRVIAARAGHTWTEIDDQTGWHPWHRIPPIVLDMTAAADLGYRPVGDFAATVTEEIDWLLRNRPEDPEGWFDYPAEDARVRTGSRLDT; from the coding sequence ATGCGACATGCTCTAGTCATCGGCGGCACCGGGATGATCGGCGGGGCGGTCAGCCGCCACCTGATCGAAGCGGGCTGGCGGGTCACCGCCACCGGCCGTGGTCCGCGTCCGGTCCCGCCCGGCGCCACCCTGCTCCTGGCCGATCACGACACCCTGCCCACCGGCCAGTACGACCTTGTCGTCGACTGTGCCTGCTACACCGCCGCGCACGCCGCGCAGGTCCTGCCGTTGATGCGCGACGCCGGTTCGGCGGTGATGATCTCCAGTAAGGCCGTCTACGTGGACGACGCCGGCAACCATGTGAACTCGCCGGAGCCGCCGCGTTTCGACGGTCCGATCACGGAGGAGCAGGCGACTCTGCCGCCCGGCGACATGGACTACGACTCGGCCGAGGGCTACGGGCCGAACAAGGTCGCCGCCGAACGGTTGCTGCTGGACAGTGGCGCCCCGGTGACCGTGCTGCGCCCGTCGAAGGTGCACGGCGCCGGTTCGAACCCGGCACGTACCTGGTGGTTCCTGAAGCGCGCCCTCGACCGCCGCCCGTTCGTGCTGCTCGCCGACGGTGGCCGGGGTGTCGACCACACGTCGGCCGCCGCGAACATCGCCGCGCTGGTCGCGTGCGTGGCGGACAAGCCGGGCCGCCGGATCCTGAACGCCGCCGACCCGGATGCCCCGGACGGCCGCACCATCTCCCGGGTGATCGCCGCCCGGGCCGGACACACCTGGACGGAGATCGACGACCAGACCGGATGGCACCCGTGGCACCGGATCCCGCCGATCGTGCTGGACATGACCGCGGCCGCCGACCTCGGCTACCGGCCGGTCGGTGACTTCGCGGCCACCGTCACCGAGGAGATCGACTGGCTGCTGCGCAACCGTCCGGAGGACCCCGAGGGCTGGTTCGACTATCCGGCCGAGGACGCACGGGTCCGGACGGGATCTAGATTGGATACGTGA
- a CDS encoding cysteine hydrolase family protein yields the protein MSDHLAPHWDSAALVVIDMQADFTGIEGTVEVIPQVGALASAFRAAGRPIVHIVRLYAPGSDDIDLPRRALDNPPVAPGSPGSEIIAGLPGPVPLDPALLLSGRPQTVGDDEIVLFKPRWGAFYRTDLEAWLRERGVDTVVVAGCNLPNCPRATLFEASERDFRTVIVSDAVSQTSGERLADLASIGVQVLSVGAVADSLPG from the coding sequence GTGAGCGATCACCTGGCACCGCATTGGGACTCCGCGGCCCTCGTCGTCATCGACATGCAGGCCGACTTCACCGGCATCGAGGGCACGGTCGAGGTGATCCCGCAGGTCGGTGCGCTGGCGTCGGCGTTCCGTGCGGCGGGACGGCCGATCGTGCACATCGTGCGGCTCTATGCGCCGGGCAGTGACGACATCGACCTTCCCCGGCGAGCCCTCGACAATCCTCCGGTGGCACCCGGCAGTCCCGGGTCGGAGATCATCGCCGGGTTGCCCGGGCCGGTCCCGCTCGATCCCGCGCTGCTGCTGTCCGGGCGGCCGCAGACTGTCGGCGACGACGAGATCGTGCTGTTCAAACCACGGTGGGGTGCGTTCTACCGGACCGATCTGGAGGCCTGGCTGCGCGAGCGCGGCGTGGACACGGTCGTGGTGGCGGGCTGCAACCTTCCGAACTGTCCGCGTGCCACCCTCTTCGAAGCCAGTGAGCGCGATTTCCGTACCGTCATCGTGTCTGACGCAGTCTCGCAGACCAGCGGTGAGCGACTCGCCGACCTGGCCTCCATCGGTGTTCAGGTTCTTTCGGTCGGGGCCGTCGCCGATAGTCTGCCCGGGTGA
- a CDS encoding MFS transporter, with amino-acid sequence MKFLLVTVFLDMLGLGLIVPILPALMTEVTADPATAVLWSGVLGSTYGALQFGASPLLGRISDRYGRRPVLLVSLTCLGVDWLAHASASGPWTLLAFHAVAGACAGTNTVVNAYVADVTEPDGRARAYGLIGAAFGLGFVAGPVSGGLLGAVDVRLPFLVAGLLCFVNVAYGWLVLPESRPGDRSTPITLRTADPIGAVRVVLRRPVLGRLTYARLCADIARMIHQSVWTFFLTVQFAWNTTHVGVVMAVSALAGAAFQSWATGPIVRVLGDRRAAVVGSLIGVVSLAGIAFAATPWMLYTWQAVGVAGSFAGAAAQSWISRTIGAAEQGTVQGALTSVSAIAEACVPVVAGVLFSSLIGYGHPPLIFAVAALFATAATFLLATTR; translated from the coding sequence TTGAAATTCCTGCTCGTCACCGTCTTCCTCGACATGCTCGGGCTCGGTCTGATCGTGCCGATCCTGCCCGCACTGATGACCGAGGTCACCGCCGATCCGGCCACCGCGGTCCTCTGGTCCGGAGTGCTCGGTTCGACCTACGGCGCGTTGCAGTTCGGGGCGTCGCCGCTGCTCGGCCGGATCTCCGACCGGTATGGCCGGCGGCCTGTCCTGCTCGTGTCGCTGACCTGTCTGGGTGTCGACTGGCTCGCCCACGCGTCGGCGTCCGGGCCCTGGACACTTTTGGCGTTCCACGCCGTCGCCGGGGCCTGCGCTGGCACGAACACCGTGGTCAATGCGTATGTCGCGGACGTCACCGAGCCGGACGGGAGGGCCCGGGCGTACGGTCTGATCGGTGCCGCCTTCGGTCTTGGTTTCGTCGCGGGACCGGTGTCGGGCGGGCTGCTCGGTGCGGTCGACGTGCGCCTGCCGTTCCTCGTCGCCGGGTTGCTCTGCTTCGTCAACGTGGCGTACGGCTGGCTGGTCCTGCCGGAGTCACGCCCCGGTGACCGCAGCACACCGATCACGCTGCGGACCGCCGACCCGATCGGGGCCGTCCGGGTCGTCCTGCGCCGTCCGGTGCTGGGCCGCCTCACCTACGCCCGCCTGTGCGCCGACATCGCCCGCATGATCCACCAGTCGGTGTGGACGTTCTTCCTGACCGTCCAGTTCGCCTGGAACACCACCCACGTCGGCGTAGTCATGGCCGTCAGCGCACTGGCCGGCGCCGCCTTCCAGTCGTGGGCGACCGGCCCGATCGTCCGAGTGCTCGGTGATCGGCGGGCCGCGGTCGTCGGCAGCCTGATCGGCGTCGTCTCCCTGGCCGGAATCGCGTTCGCGGCGACACCATGGATGCTCTACACCTGGCAGGCGGTCGGAGTGGCCGGTTCGTTCGCCGGCGCCGCCGCCCAATCCTGGATCTCCCGCACCATCGGCGCCGCCGAACAGGGCACCGTCCAGGGCGCGCTGACCAGCGTCAGCGCGATCGCCGAGGCCTGCGTCCCGGTCGTCGCAGGCGTCCTTTTCAGTTCCCTCATCGGGTACGGCCACCCGCCCCTGATCTTCGCCGTCGCCGCGTTGTTCGCCACCGCCGCAACCTTCCTGCTGGCCACGACCCGCTAG
- a CDS encoding class I SAM-dependent methyltransferase, translating into MDLLDDQTLHASSVVANNAMNRERQLRGVNSYAKVLGFDPLTRAGTAWLDLCCGSGRALIQAAEQTDGVTLTGVDLVDAFRPAPPGVTLVAAPLETWVPGREFDLITCVHGLHYVGDKLGVLARILKWLTPGGMFVADLDLASVRPGGRPLTARLRAAGIRYDGRRKQITCTGPRELDLPYRYLGADDRAGPNYTGQPAVTSYYERQEKIV; encoded by the coding sequence GTGGATCTTCTCGATGATCAGACCCTGCACGCCTCGTCGGTGGTCGCCAACAACGCGATGAACCGGGAACGGCAGCTGCGCGGGGTCAACAGCTATGCGAAGGTGCTCGGGTTCGATCCGCTGACCCGGGCCGGAACGGCATGGCTGGATCTGTGCTGCGGCAGCGGGCGCGCCCTGATCCAGGCCGCTGAGCAGACCGACGGCGTGACGCTGACCGGGGTGGATCTGGTCGACGCGTTCCGGCCCGCCCCACCCGGGGTGACCCTGGTGGCGGCGCCGCTCGAGACATGGGTGCCGGGCCGCGAGTTCGACCTGATCACGTGCGTGCACGGGCTGCATTACGTGGGGGACAAACTGGGGGTCCTCGCCCGGATCCTGAAGTGGCTGACGCCCGGTGGGATGTTCGTCGCCGACCTGGATCTCGCGTCCGTCCGGCCGGGCGGGCGACCACTGACCGCCCGGCTGCGGGCGGCCGGGATCAGGTATGACGGGCGGCGCAAACAGATCACCTGCACCGGGCCACGGGAGCTCGATCTGCCCTACCGCTACCTCGGCGCCGACGACCGGGCCGGGCCCAACTACACCGGTCAACCGGCGGTGACCTCGTATTACGAACGTCAGGAGAAAATCGTTTGA
- a CDS encoding AraC family transcriptional regulator, with the protein MISALNRLIDMVEAHLSVDGRGAELDLGVVAKTLGTTEYHLRRMFSSLAGMPLSEYVRRRRMTVAAGDVVRGEDDLLSIAVRYGYGSTEAFGRAFRAVHGAGPGEVRRDGGPLRTQPQLRFRLTVEGSTPMDTRIAEQPAFRLAGHAARVPLIYEGVNPHIQQHIASLPPEAHQRLKALGNTEPAGLLQVTDGVEPDAPEGSELTYLHGVAVTGQTPLPDDLDAIEVAAGKWAVFRASGPFPDVLQATWAATATEWFPSNPWRLRPGPSIVTILERADDFSTATTELWLPVEPA; encoded by the coding sequence ATGATCTCGGCACTCAACCGGCTCATCGACATGGTCGAGGCGCATCTCAGCGTCGACGGCCGCGGCGCGGAGCTGGACCTCGGCGTGGTGGCGAAGACACTCGGCACCACCGAATACCACCTGCGGCGGATGTTCTCGTCGCTGGCCGGGATGCCGCTGTCGGAATACGTCAGGCGGCGCCGGATGACGGTGGCCGCCGGTGACGTCGTCCGCGGTGAGGACGATCTGCTCAGCATCGCGGTCCGCTACGGATACGGCTCGACCGAGGCGTTCGGACGAGCCTTCCGGGCGGTGCACGGCGCCGGGCCCGGTGAGGTGCGCCGGGACGGAGGTCCCCTTCGGACCCAACCACAACTCAGGTTCCGCCTGACCGTCGAAGGGAGCACCCCCATGGACACCCGAATCGCCGAACAGCCCGCTTTCCGGCTCGCCGGCCACGCCGCGAGGGTTCCGCTGATCTACGAAGGCGTCAACCCGCACATCCAGCAGCACATCGCCTCGCTGCCACCGGAGGCGCATCAGCGGCTGAAGGCGCTCGGCAACACCGAACCGGCCGGACTGCTCCAGGTCACCGACGGCGTCGAGCCGGACGCCCCGGAGGGCAGCGAGCTGACCTATCTCCACGGGGTCGCCGTCACCGGGCAGACACCGCTGCCGGACGATCTCGACGCCATCGAGGTGGCCGCCGGGAAGTGGGCGGTGTTCCGCGCCAGCGGCCCCTTCCCGGACGTGCTGCAGGCGACGTGGGCGGCGACGGCGACCGAATGGTTCCCGTCCAACCCGTGGCGGCTGCGGCCGGGACCGTCGATCGTCACGATCCTGGAACGGGCCGACGATTTCAGCACCGCCACCACCGAGCTGTGGCTTCCTGTCGAACCGGCCTGA
- the lipB gene encoding lipoyl(octanoyl) transferase LipB codes for MRLHRVDLNEVDYGTAVTWMAGWAEERRAGTAPDRLFLLSHPPVITYGRRTPPGDLPEDLSAIPVVEVDRGGNATYHGPGQLVGYLVMDLREWGPVDVIRWLENGLIDALAGLGFTTERRDTPPGSPSLVGVWTPDGRKLVSIGMRIRGGVTTHGFALNIDPDLSVFDRFVACSLDDVAMTSLRRLADEQGLRMPTEAEIRDAITAELTAGAAAREQRSPAHEQRSPVGEQRSPARAQ; via the coding sequence ATGCGACTCCATCGGGTTGATCTGAACGAGGTGGATTACGGCACGGCCGTCACGTGGATGGCGGGGTGGGCCGAGGAACGCCGGGCGGGCACCGCACCGGATCGCCTCTTCCTGCTCAGCCATCCACCGGTCATCACCTACGGCCGCCGGACCCCACCCGGTGACCTGCCGGAGGACCTGTCGGCGATCCCGGTCGTCGAGGTGGACCGGGGCGGCAACGCCACCTATCACGGGCCGGGACAGCTTGTCGGATATCTGGTGATGGACCTGCGTGAGTGGGGACCTGTCGACGTGATCCGCTGGCTGGAGAACGGCCTGATCGACGCGCTGGCCGGGCTGGGCTTCACCACCGAGCGCCGGGACACGCCCCCGGGCTCGCCCAGCCTGGTCGGTGTGTGGACACCCGACGGACGGAAACTCGTCTCGATCGGCATGCGCATCCGAGGTGGGGTGACGACTCACGGATTCGCCCTCAACATCGACCCTGACCTCTCTGTCTTCGACCGATTCGTGGCGTGCAGCCTGGACGACGTGGCGATGACCTCGCTGCGCAGGCTCGCCGACGAACAGGGCCTGCGGATGCCGACCGAGGCCGAGATCCGTGACGCGATCACGGCCGAGCTGACGGCGGGCGCCGCAGCCCGCGAACAGCGCTCACCCGCCCACGAACAACGCTCACCCGTCGGCGAGCAACGCTCACCCGCCCGCGCGCAGTGA
- a CDS encoding ArsR/SmtB family transcription factor translates to MDLVFRALADPTRRRLLDRLREETGQTLGRLCESLDMTRQSVTQHLTVLEEANLISTVRRGREKLHYLNPVPIYDLQMRWMAPFEESRLRILYDVRRHAEEHRVKPDFVYVTYIHATPERVWEALTSADLTGEFWGHSNVSDWRPGSPWEHRRTDGSGIADGGGVVLEVDPPTRLVMTFGEPGSGAGPDASTVTFLIEPHQEIVRLTVTHVRLATDADVEAVSHGWPAVMANLKSLLETGHVLPQAPWEMHASLRAGG, encoded by the coding sequence ATGGACTTGGTTTTCCGGGCGCTCGCCGATCCGACCCGCCGCCGACTGCTCGACCGGCTCCGCGAGGAGACCGGGCAGACGCTGGGCCGGCTCTGCGAGAGCCTGGACATGACCCGGCAGTCCGTCACCCAGCACCTGACCGTGCTGGAGGAGGCGAATCTGATCAGCACCGTCCGGCGCGGGCGGGAGAAGCTGCACTACCTCAATCCGGTCCCGATCTACGACTTGCAGATGCGCTGGATGGCCCCGTTCGAGGAGTCGCGGCTGCGGATCCTCTACGACGTCCGGCGGCACGCGGAGGAGCACAGGGTGAAACCTGATTTCGTGTATGTGACGTATATCCACGCCACCCCCGAGCGGGTCTGGGAGGCGCTGACTTCAGCCGACCTGACCGGCGAGTTCTGGGGGCACAGCAACGTCTCCGACTGGCGGCCGGGCTCGCCATGGGAGCATCGGCGGACCGACGGGTCCGGCATCGCCGACGGTGGTGGCGTGGTCCTCGAGGTCGACCCGCCGACCCGGCTCGTCATGACGTTCGGCGAGCCGGGCTCCGGCGCCGGGCCCGATGCGTCGACGGTCACCTTCCTGATCGAGCCGCATCAGGAGATCGTCCGGCTGACCGTCACCCATGTGCGGCTGGCGACCGACGCCGACGTGGAGGCCGTCTCACACGGCTGGCCGGCCGTGATGGCCAACCTCAAGTCACTGCTGGAGACCGGCCACGTCCTGCCACAGGCTCCATGGGAGATGCACGCCTCACTGCGCGCGGGCGGGTGA
- a CDS encoding MarR family transcriptional regulator — protein sequence MTVHQLSDDELAGQPAAYWTGVAYEALIAFTRARQEEAGFRQPQFWLLRNLSPNDLSPDGAGRTIAQLEAAMSSYLRAEDDLVVEAEALVERGWLTRDGDRLSITGAGETARLEMKKAGPAIRARIHEGIPDADYVTALKVLHRMIANVGGRHV from the coding sequence ATGACCGTTCACCAGCTATCCGACGACGAACTGGCCGGGCAGCCCGCCGCCTACTGGACCGGGGTCGCCTACGAAGCGCTGATCGCCTTCACCCGGGCCCGGCAGGAGGAGGCGGGCTTCCGGCAGCCGCAATTCTGGCTGCTGCGCAACCTGTCTCCGAACGACCTCTCGCCGGACGGGGCAGGGCGCACCATCGCCCAACTCGAAGCGGCGATGAGCAGCTATCTGCGGGCCGAGGACGACCTGGTCGTCGAGGCCGAGGCGCTGGTGGAGCGCGGCTGGCTCACCCGCGACGGCGATCGGCTGTCGATCACCGGAGCCGGTGAGACGGCCCGCCTGGAGATGAAGAAGGCCGGCCCGGCCATCCGAGCCCGGATCCACGAGGGCATCCCGGACGCGGACTACGTGACGGCCCTCAAGGTGCTGCATCGGATGATCGCGAACGTCGGCGGGAGGCATGTTTGA
- a CDS encoding PH domain-containing protein has product MIDFSSPSVFKLTQVDPGAVYSQVAPLLIQGEQLIYAFKTTRDFVAFTNKRLIAVNVQGMTGKKVDFTSLPYNKIQAFSIETAGNFDRDAELELYFSGLGKVRLEFKSSSDIRALGQMIAAFIL; this is encoded by the coding sequence GTGATCGATTTCTCCAGCCCGTCGGTATTCAAGCTCACCCAGGTCGACCCCGGGGCGGTGTATTCACAGGTGGCGCCGCTGCTCATCCAGGGCGAGCAGCTGATCTACGCGTTCAAGACGACCCGCGACTTCGTGGCGTTCACGAACAAGCGGTTGATCGCCGTGAACGTGCAGGGGATGACCGGCAAGAAGGTCGACTTCACCTCCCTGCCGTACAACAAGATCCAGGCCTTCTCGATCGAGACGGCCGGCAATTTCGACCGGGACGCCGAGCTGGAGCTGTATTTCAGCGGCCTCGGCAAGGTGCGGCTGGAGTTCAAGTCCAGTTCGGACATCCGCGCCCTGGGCCAGATGATCGCCGCTTTCATCCTCTGA
- a CDS encoding HAD family hydrolase — MIKAVVIDVDDTLCMTEAASFELENEVLAAMGRPAMPRSLHLATWGEPLLEAMPHRSPGIDLAVFAPLFQTMMDRYLEQGRLDVIPPENLAALDELVLSGRSVMLLTSREGHEVRHMLEPDHVLATRISGIWHRGNTRHGKPDPRAFDELLAHTGLSPAQCVYVGDSPGDAVAAGGAGLAFIACMQSGVRRPDDFESRYVTASVAAFPEVVAVVEALGTGRR; from the coding sequence ATGATCAAGGCAGTCGTGATCGACGTCGACGACACCCTGTGCATGACCGAGGCGGCGTCGTTCGAACTGGAGAACGAGGTGCTGGCCGCGATGGGCCGGCCGGCGATGCCGCGGAGCCTGCACCTGGCGACGTGGGGCGAGCCGCTGCTGGAGGCGATGCCGCACCGTTCGCCGGGTATCGATCTGGCCGTGTTCGCACCGCTGTTCCAGACGATGATGGACCGCTACCTGGAGCAGGGTCGGCTCGACGTGATCCCGCCGGAAAACCTGGCCGCCCTCGACGAGCTGGTCCTCTCCGGCCGCAGCGTGATGCTGCTGACCTCCCGCGAGGGCCACGAGGTCCGGCACATGCTGGAGCCGGACCATGTGCTGGCGACGCGGATCAGCGGCATCTGGCATCGCGGCAACACCAGGCATGGAAAGCCCGACCCACGGGCCTTCGACGAGTTGCTGGCGCACACCGGGTTGTCGCCGGCGCAATGTGTCTACGTCGGCGACTCGCCAGGTGACGCGGTCGCGGCCGGTGGGGCGGGTCTCGCGTTCATCGCGTGCATGCAGAGCGGGGTGCGGCGTCCCGACGACTTCGAGAGCCGTTACGTGACGGCGTCGGTCGCCGCGTTCCCCGAGGTGGTGGCGGTGGTGGAGGCGCTCGGCACAGGTCGGCGGTGA
- a CDS encoding serine/threonine protein kinase: MRIGAEIAAALAAAHAEGLVHRDIKPGNVMLAPTGAKVVDFGIAAAVAPDGSGLPDDPEEVLGTPAYLAPERLVGDSVVPASDVYALGVVLYRMLSGRSPWSSEDTRQMVRAHLYIPPAPLPSVHGVPEYVVRLADRCLAKNPGQRPSAEEAASVLAHGAGIRVVADAAPAPPNSESPSAALPLLSATPPVASSAVSSATPPVASSVVSSGAPPVASSVVSSGAPSGSVSELSPSRRRIAAIWWIAAAFAVIAAVGVGVWLLADRPIDEASQADDRTVAAGSSAPVPPVPPGATAGATTATAGQAPGTKPEQRSRPAVVEQAPSRQQIPSPGTVAPTATTASPSPTPTVERTLSSDGGTVVATCTDPATARLLSWTPARSYRVQSVDPGPSTSTSVAFKHGNDVITMTVTCVDGIPAADIAQP; the protein is encoded by the coding sequence ATGCGGATCGGGGCCGAAATCGCGGCCGCGCTCGCCGCCGCGCACGCTGAGGGGCTGGTGCATCGGGACATCAAGCCGGGCAACGTGATGCTCGCTCCGACCGGGGCGAAGGTCGTCGACTTCGGGATCGCGGCCGCCGTCGCACCCGACGGGTCCGGGCTTCCCGATGATCCGGAGGAGGTGCTCGGCACACCCGCCTATCTCGCGCCGGAACGGCTCGTCGGGGATTCGGTGGTGCCCGCCTCCGATGTGTATGCGCTCGGCGTCGTGCTTTATCGGATGCTTTCCGGGCGTTCGCCGTGGAGCAGTGAGGACACCCGGCAGATGGTCCGGGCGCATCTTTACATTCCGCCGGCGCCGCTGCCGTCCGTCCACGGGGTTCCGGAGTATGTGGTGCGGCTCGCCGATCGGTGCCTGGCCAAGAATCCGGGGCAACGGCCCAGCGCTGAGGAAGCCGCTTCGGTTCTCGCGCATGGGGCGGGGATCCGCGTCGTCGCTGATGCCGCTCCGGCGCCTCCGAATTCCGAATCGCCCTCCGCGGCGCTTCCCCTGCTTTCCGCAACGCCGCCTGTGGCGTCGTCCGCTGTTTCTTCCGCGACGCCGCCTGTAGCGTCGTCTGTTGTTTCTTCGGGGGCGCCGCCGGTGGCGTCGTCTGTTGTCTCTTCGGGTGCGCCGTCCGGTTCGGTGTCCGAATTGTCGCCGTCGCGTCGGCGAATCGCGGCGATCTGGTGGATCGCCGCCGCATTCGCCGTGATCGCGGCAGTCGGTGTCGGTGTCTGGCTGCTCGCCGACCGGCCGATCGACGAGGCCTCCCAAGCCGACGACCGGACCGTCGCGGCGGGCTCCTCGGCGCCGGTCCCGCCCGTCCCGCCCGGAGCGACTGCCGGCGCGACGACCGCGACCGCCGGCCAGGCCCCGGGAACGAAGCCTGAGCAGCGATCCCGTCCGGCAGTGGTCGAGCAGGCGCCGTCCCGGCAGCAGATTCCGTCGCCGGGCACCGTGGCGCCGACCGCGACCACCGCCTCGCCGTCGCCCACCCCCACGGTGGAGCGCACGCTCTCCTCCGACGGCGGGACCGTCGTCGCCACGTGCACCGACCCGGCGACCGCCCGGTTGCTGTCTTGGACGCCGGCCCGGTCCTACCGCGTGCAGTCGGTCGACCCGGGCCCGTCGACTTCCACCAGCGTCGCGTTCAAGCACGGCAACGACGTGATCACCATGACGGTGACGTGTGTCGATGGGATTCCGGCCGCGGATATTGCCCAGCCCTGA
- a CDS encoding protein kinase family protein, whose translation MKDPGAYEGLLLGGRYRLVAPVGVGGMAVVWQARDEVLGRAVAVKLLAPAHTGDARSRERIRREARAAAALSHPNIAQVHDYGETGLAGQVFPYVVMESFRAGPFRPGFGRVRWHLSSRCGSGPKSRPRSPPRTLRGWCIGTSSRAT comes from the coding sequence ATGAAAGATCCCGGTGCATACGAAGGGCTGCTTCTCGGCGGGCGTTATCGGCTGGTCGCACCGGTCGGGGTCGGGGGGATGGCCGTCGTGTGGCAGGCGCGCGACGAGGTGCTCGGGCGGGCTGTGGCGGTGAAACTGCTGGCTCCGGCGCACACCGGCGATGCGCGTTCCCGAGAGCGGATTCGGCGTGAGGCCCGAGCCGCCGCGGCATTGTCACATCCGAATATCGCGCAGGTTCACGACTACGGGGAGACCGGTCTGGCCGGGCAGGTCTTCCCGTATGTGGTGATGGAGTCGTTCCGGGCGGGACCCTTTCGGCCCGGCTTCGGGCGGGTGCGCTGGCACCTCAGTTCGCGATGCGGATCGGGGCCGAAATCGCGGCCGCGCTCGCCGCCGCGCACGCTGAGGGGCTGGTGCATCGGGACATCAAGCCGGGCAACGTGA